The following are encoded together in the Vidua macroura isolate BioBank_ID:100142 chromosome 6, ASM2450914v1, whole genome shotgun sequence genome:
- the LOC128809357 gene encoding membrane-spanning 4-domains subfamily A member 15-like isoform X2 produces the protein MAATTVTDAGSVRIITEVIPATDPRAAQLASGSQAPARTSFQTQSFRRAHPKVLGTIHIFTGIVHICFGIILTLSEHRKPSLPVASGILFWLGILLLVSGSLLVESERRDSPVLVKTCCVVNVGVVLGTLVATGIHGTAITRIMPGCEKPEPFQTRPEWCLNMESKMLSNALDSTLVLLGLLEFCAAVAVLAFGYDTVRQHTYTQLAL, from the exons ATGGCAGCCACCACGGTGACCGACGCCGGCAGCGTGAGGATCATCACGGAGGTGATCCCGGCCACGGATCCCCGGGCGGCCCAGCTGGCCTCAGGCTCCCAGGCACCTGCCAGGACCTCGTTCCAAACACAAAGCTTCCGGAGGGCTCATCCCAAGGTGTTGGGG ACCATCCACATCTTCACTGGAATTGTCCACATCTGCTTTGGGATCATCCTGACACTGTCGGAGCACAGGAAGCCTTCCCTCCCTGTGGCCAGCGGGATCCTCTTCTGGCTGGGGATCCTG CTCCTGGTCTCGGGCTCGTTGCTGGTGGAAAGTGAAAGGAGAGACAGCCCTGTGCTG GTCAAGACCTGCTGTGTGGTCAATGTGGGCGTTGTCCTGGGCACGCTGGTGGCCACCGGGATCCATGGCACGGCCATCACCCGGATCATGCCCGGCTGCGAGAAGCCCGAGCCCTTCCAGACCCGCCCGGAATGGTGCCTCAACATGGAGAGCAAG ATGCTGAGCAACGCGCTGGATTCCACCTTGGTGCTCCTCGGCCTCCTGGAATTCTGCGCGGCCGTGGCGGTTCTGGCGTTCGGATACGACACGGTCCGGCAGCACACATACACGCAGCTG GCGCTGTAG
- the TMEM109 gene encoding LOW QUALITY PROTEIN: transmembrane protein 109 (The sequence of the model RefSeq protein was modified relative to this genomic sequence to represent the inferred CDS: inserted 1 base in 1 codon): protein MSAMTEAGRSRRSGYGPAALPRLFPVLLSGPGSRFRFRLARAXPRAAPERSRGRRRRRNRKRSRHPPRSPRRREPRFPACTARRRPPPAVAMVTAFPPCTAAAPGTTAPGVPRGGAEIPGSRMGSAMGHWALLALLLWIPFLMGSAGDGAKDGQEGFRGHVTTSDDLLLRLGRSTWDTLENWVGRQPLQMVAESLSTTLWIVSSGISAALTTLCGILGDLLAASSISGHRLVRAAALAPGEVQRVLLWAVAALAGSWVLARLRGLLLPLLRGLKLFFFLGAFLHVAASQESPTVQAGMLLGLWVLYTFLGSLVASPDPSARLDAAVKSLEWKVEELRRRQKFGGPRNRED, encoded by the exons ATGAGCGCCATGACGGAGGCCGGGCGGTCGCGGCGCTCCGGTTACGGCCCCGCTGCCCTTCCGAGGCTGTTTCCGGTTCTCCTTTCCGGTCCGGGGTCCCGGTTCCGGTTCCGGTTGGCGCGCG gcccccgcgccgctcccgaGCGCTCACgcgggcgccgccgccgccggaaCCGGAAGCGCTCCCGGCATCCCCCGCGCTCCCCCCGCCGGCGGGAACCGCGCTTCCCGGCGTGCAccgcgcgccgccgcccgcctcCGGCTGTTGCCATGGTGACCGCGTTCCCGCCATGCaccgcggcggccccggggaCTACAGCTCCCGGCGTGCCCCGCGGCGGAGCCG AGATCCCGGGTTCCAGGATGGGCAGTGCCATGGGGCACTGGGCCCTGCtagccctgctgctgtggatcCCATTCCTCATGGGATCAGCAGGGGATGGAGCCAAGGATGGCCAGGAGGGATTCCGGGGACACGTCACCACCTCTGATGACCTGCTGCTCCGGCTGGGAAGATCCACTTGGGACACCCTGGAGAACTGGGTGGGACGCCAGCCCCTGCAGATGGTGGCGGAG AGCCTCTCTACCACCCTCTGGATCGTTTCCTCTGGGATCTCAGCAGCCCTGACCACGCTCTGTGGGATCCTGGGGGATCTCCTGGCCGCTTCCAGCATCAGCG gCCACCGGCTGGTCCGAGCGGCAGCGCTGGCTCCCGGAGAAGTCCAGAGGGTGCTCCTGTGGGCAGTGGCCGCCCTGGCAGGATCCTGGGTGCTAGCCCGGCTTCgagggctgctgctcccactgctccgTGGCttgaagcttttctttttcctcgGAGCCTTCCTGCATGTGGCCGCTTCCCAGGAGAGCCCCACGGTGCAGGCGGGAATGCTGCTGGGCCTGTGGGTGCTCtacaccttcctgggcagcctggtgGCATCCCCGGATCCCAGCGCCAGGCTGGATGCGGCCGTCAAGAGCCTGGAGTGGAAGGTGGAGGAGCTGCGGCGGCGCCAGAAGTTTGGGGGGCCCCGGAACCGGGAGGATTGA
- the CCDC86 gene encoding coiled-coil domain-containing protein 86, whose protein sequence is MLIHSVLLPKSRPNPGVPVSLAEISLDFPVFAFPGAVATAKPRTWCRIPRGAPRYWSPLGCPQRVRPPIKASPPAQPARVSGGYSGYGGPRSGCVWGSSGGPSTGGHGGGRCCPAQRWRPYPVQRWRPPPCAEGVAQYKNGGQGGALASRSRGDLCCDVISLRRRGAAWIMEGENGGTPGSGPGATPEGPGGAASAPAAARRRRKGGKKRQEAVVAIPRGKPKSGRVWKDPGKKRFSHMIQDKALRSSWARKMKERQERKLVRDLARQLEEAKQREKEEKKRRREENLKRRLENERKAEIVQVIRNPLKLKRAKKKQLRRVEKRDTLALLQKTPVRRSTATE, encoded by the exons ATGCTCATCCACTCCGTCCTTCTTCCGAAGAGCCGCCCCAATCCGGGCGTTCCCGTGTCCCTCGCAGAGATTTCCCTGGATTTCCCTGTTTTTGCTTTCCCAGGCGCTGTAGCCACGGCCAAGCCCCGCACGTGGTGCCGCATCCCGAGGGGGGCTCCCCGCTACTGGAGCCCCCTGGGATGCCCTCAGCGTGTTCGGCCCCCAATAAAggcctctcccccagcccagcccgcaCGTGTCTCCGGGGGTTACTCGGGGTACGGGGGGCCTCGCTCCGGGTGTGTTTGGGGGAGTTCGGGGGGTCCCAGTACCGGCGGCCACGGTGGTGGGCGGTGCTGCCCGGCACAAAGATGGCGGCCTTACCCGGTACAAAGATGGCGGCCACCGCCGTGCGCGGAGGGCGTTGCCCAATACAAAAATGGCGGCCAGGGAGGCGCTCTGGCTTCGCGCTCCCGCGGGGATCTGTGTTGTGACGTCATCTCTCTACGACGCCGCGGGGCCGCGTGGATCATGGAGGGGGAGAACGGGGGGACCccgggatcgggaccgggagCGACCCCCGaggggcccggcggggccgcctCGGCTCCGGCCGCGGCTCGGCGGCGGCGGAAAGGCGGCAAGAAGCGGCAGGAGGCGGTGGTAGCCATCCCGCGGGGCAAGCCCAAGTCGGGACGCGTGTGGAAGGATCCCGGGAAGAAGAG GTTCTCCCACATGATCCAGGACAAGGCGCTCCGCAGCTCCTGGGCACGGAAGatgaaggagaggcaggagaggaagcTGGTCCGGGATCTGGCACGGCAGCTGGAGGAAGCCaagcagagggagaaagag GAAAAGAAGCGGCGGCGGGAGGAAAACCTGAAGCGGCGCCTGGAAAACGAGCGGAAAGCCGAGATTGTCCAAGTG atCCGGAACCCCCTGAAGCTCAAGAGGGCCAAGAAGAAGCAGCTGAGGCGGGTGGAAAAGCGGGATACGCTGGCCCTGCTCCAGAAGACGCCCGTGAGACGCAGCACGGCCACGGAATga
- the LOC128809357 gene encoding uncharacterized protein LOC128809357 isoform X1, which yields MAATTVTDAGSVRIITEVIPATDPRAAQLASGSQAPARTSFQTQSFRRAHPKVLGTIHIFTGIVHICFGIILTLSEHRKPSLPVASGILFWLGILLLVSGSLLVESERRDSPVLVRSRLGGTRCPPIPYVSSSSCQDPSTAWIHPTGSTGQSPPWEAPSSPTWSTGWGSGSLWDEGDERSRRPSWLWNHCGMRGMKGPGDPNGFGITVG from the exons ATGGCAGCCACCACGGTGACCGACGCCGGCAGCGTGAGGATCATCACGGAGGTGATCCCGGCCACGGATCCCCGGGCGGCCCAGCTGGCCTCAGGCTCCCAGGCACCTGCCAGGACCTCGTTCCAAACACAAAGCTTCCGGAGGGCTCATCCCAAGGTGTTGGGG ACCATCCACATCTTCACTGGAATTGTCCACATCTGCTTTGGGATCATCCTGACACTGTCGGAGCACAGGAAGCCTTCCCTCCCTGTGGCCAGCGGGATCCTCTTCTGGCTGGGGATCCTG CTCCTGGTCTCGGGCTCGTTGCTGGTGGAAAGTGAAAGGAGAGACAGCCCTGTGCTGGTAAgatccaggctgggagggacaAGATGTCCCCCCATTCCTTATGtctcttccagcagctgccaggacccTTCCACAGCCTGGATTCATCCCACAGGATCCACAGGCCAGTCTCCCCCTTGGGAAGCGCCCAGCTCTCCCACATGGAGCACAGGATGGGGGTCAGGGTCACTGTGGGATGAGGGGGATGAAAGGTCCAGGAGACCCTCATGGCTTTGGAATCACTGTGGGATGAGGGGGATGAAAGGTCCAGGAGACCCTAATGGCTTTGGAATCACTGTGGGATGA
- the LOC128808836 gene encoding LOW QUALITY PROTEIN: acyl-coenzyme A amino acid N-acyltransferase 2-like (The sequence of the model RefSeq protein was modified relative to this genomic sequence to represent the inferred CDS: inserted 2 bases in 1 codon; deleted 4 bases in 2 codons) has protein sequence MSPGTCQQGRGHGVTHPPVGGNAGNSXWGLEVGNPRGFLNIPSFSWSLNTPSCIPGEGCGCELGWRGWGNKGVHWVENGTAGIRVKPWDGNRALELHPAVTVLGGGIGMGCVPSVSRMGGGCHRESGDWQEFQGAAGARQARGHRAGGLCPRHSRVNDFQGILEPLPLQSPRPRLCPAGCTMVEVTVTPQSSLADRPVQIRVRGLSPSQLVTLRAWLKDEQGECFQSRAFFRADEAGEVDPGLHAALGGSYSGVWPMGLFWFLQPDTLFRRLVKRDVAGSPFRVRLEVFDGLSMGTDPREQPLGSCEAERWYVGPGVQRVPIREGRVRGALFLPPGPGPFPGVIDLFGGAGGLIEFRAGLLASRGFAVLALAFFAYDDLPRVLAQLDLEYFEEAAELLLRHPKVRGPGLGVVGVSKGAEVALAMATFLPQVVATVWINGTSFLYGNPLLYKELRIPAIPYYTERVLFTEVGAMDNSAIFADPRDPAYRASAIPVEKIRGKVLFVVGEADRSFNSKFFAELALARMPPESGRILSYPGAGHLIEPPGSPLCSNSSIRGTPKPVAWGGEPQPHARAQEHSWQEILQFLELHLGSVAAMKL, from the exons ATGAGCCCTGGAACCTGTCAGCAAGGAAGGGGGCACGGTGTCACACACCCTCCTGTGGGGGGCAACGCTGGGAATTC GTGGGGGCTGGAAGTTGGAAATCCACGTGGATTTCTTAACATTCCCAGTTTTTCTTGGTCTCTGAACACCCCTTCCTGCATTCCTGGGGAGGGATGTGGCTGtgagctgggatggaggggatgGGGGAACAAAGGGGTGCACTGGGTGGAAAATGGGACTGCAGGAATCCGTGTGAAACCCTGGGATGGGAAT AGGGCCCTGGAGCTTCATCCTGCAGTGAcagttttgggggggggaatTGGAATGGGGTGTGTCCCATCTGTGTCCAGGATG GGGGGTGGGTGCCACAGGGAAAGTGGGGACTGGCAGGAATTTCAGGGTGCGGCCGGTGCCAGGCAGGCACGGGGtcacagggcaggagggctctgcccTCGACATTCCCGGGTTAATGATTTCCAAGGAATCCTCGAGcctctccctctgcagagcccacgGCCCAGGCTTTGCCCAGCGGG GTGCACCATGGtggaggtgacagtgacaccgcAGTCCTCGCTGGCCGACCGACCAGTGCAGATCCGGGTGCGGGGACTGTCCCCATCCCAACTTGTCACCCTGCGGGCATGGCTGAAGGACGAGCAGGGCGAGTGCTTCCAATCCCGCGCCTTTTTCCGCGCTGACGAAGCCGGAGAGGTGGATCCCGGGCTCCATGCCGCCCTGGGGGGCAGCTACTCTGGGGTCTGGCCCATGGGGCTCTTCTGGTTCCTGCAGCCTGACACCCTTTTCCGACGGCTGGTCAAGCGGGATGTGGCCGGCAGCCCCTTCCGTGTCCGGCTGGAAGTGTTCGATGGTCTCAGCATGGGCACGGATCCCCGGGAGCAGCCGCTGGGATCCTGCGAGGCCGAGCGCTGGTACGTGGGCCCCGGAGTGCAGCGGGTGCCCATCCGTGAGGGAAGGGTCCGTGGCGCCCTGTTCCTGCCTCCTG GTCCGGGCCCCTTCCCCGGGGTCATTGACCTGTTTGGGGGTGCGGGGGGGCTGATCGAGTTCCGGGCAGGGCTCTTGGCCAGCCGGGGCTTTGCCGTGCTGGCCCTCGCCTTCTTCGCCTACGACGACCTGCCCCGAGTCCTGGCCCAGCTGGACCTGGAATATTTCGAGGAAgcggcagagctgctcctccgGCATCCCAAG GTCCGAGGCCCCGGCCTGGGTGTGGTGGGCGTCTCCAAAGGTGCAGAGGTGGCCTTGGCCATGGCCACCTTCCTGCCACAGGTGGTGGCCACGGTGTGGATCAATGGCACAAGCTTCCTGTATGGAAACCCGCTGCTCTATAAGGAGCTCCGCATCCCTGCCATTCCCTACTACACCGAGCGCGTCCTGTTCACCGAGGTGGGAGCCATGGACAACTCAGCCATTTTCGCTGACCCCCGGGATCCCGCCTACCGCGCCTCGGCCATCCCGGTGGAGAAGATCCGGGGAAAGGTATTGTTTGTGGTGGGAGAGGCCGACCGGAGCTTCAACAGCAAGTTCTTTGCCGAGCTGGCCCTGGCGCGGATGCCGCCGGAGAGTGGCCGGATCCTGTCCTATCCCGGCGCCGGGCACCTGATCGAGCCCCCCGGATCCCCCCTGTGCAGCAACTCCAGCATCCGGGGCACTCCCAAGCCGGTGGCGTGGGGGGGAGAGCCCCAGCCCCATGCCCGGGCCCAGGAGCATTCCTGGCAGGAGATCCTGCAGTTCTTGGAGCTCCATCTGGGGTCGGTTGCTGCCATGAAGCTGTGA
- the ZP1 gene encoding zona pellucida sperm-binding protein 1 has product MGQSCSFLLLLFLLSPWPRATVALLQYRHDCGELGMQLLVFPPHGRTVRFKVLDEFGSRFDVANCSICLHWLNSREDGSVIFSSGYKGCHVLFKENHYVLRVQLEELLSSGIPVTSYEINMTCPKPGGSEMLPDGNRETSRDSGVLISHTGLHQVSESSLTLTGSHYTSQDHLEQVHTVGHYQPSSVLPGIQHHSSPAHSGLLSQPAGAHPDTQIQGSFFRPAVQPPQPGGQSQPGILRPVLVSQNHPSLAHHGGQTQPGHLRPGSVSLNQPGMVHHGGQNQPGIRPGSVSLNQPGMVHHGGQNQPGIRPGSVSQNQPGAQNQPGQLHPGFVYQNQPGGQNQPGIRPGSVSQNQPGAQNQPGQLHPGFVYQNQPGGQNQPGIRPGSVSQNQPGMVHHGGQNQPGIRPGSVSQNQPGAQNQPGQLRPGFVYQNHPGGQNQPGIRPGSVSHNQPGLTSTGAQTPAGFLRPGAQPLNQLGISRPSHHSNSQTGLPGHTGLLHPGHPNPALVHPGLSSWPGFISPGLQAEPQPGLGRPGLQAQPGLLHPGIHSQPSLLQSTALFYPSPGAGTQLTREQCQVPVGRMPCVAPQGRDACLQAGCCYDDMDRTTPCYYGNTATVQCLLEGHFVLVVPRGMVALPYNLDSVRLASSQAGCEPRHVSEAFVMFRFPVTHCGTTVQVIEDMLIYENQLLSTIDVQGSPRGSITRDSVYILRARCIYNSSDLLPLGVEVAVPPTAAPLAMPGPLGLQLRIATDESYSSYHAVGDFPLVRVLRDPIYVEVRLLQKTDPNLVLVLHHCWASPGSHATSQPQWPILVEGCPFQGDNYRTRLIPMGPASPELPFPSHYQRFVISTFAFVEPPGMAVLEGEVYISCSASVCHLAQPEPCRPSCQLGVPSRARRSPEDRRTGDSMGTVTSQGCLVFPEVPKRGGTQQRG; this is encoded by the exons atgggacagagctgctcctttcttctgctcctcttcctcctgtccCCGTGGCCCAGAGCCACCGTGGCACTCCTGCAGTACCGCCATGACTGCGGAGAGTTGGGAATGCAGCTCCTGGTCTTCCCGCCCCACGGCCGTACTGTCCGCTTCAAGGTTCTGG ACGAGTTTGGCTCCCGCTTTGACGTGGCCAACTGCTCCATCTGCCTCCACTGGCTGAATTCCAGGGAGGATGGCTCCGTCATCTTCTCCTCTGGCTACAAGGGCTGCCATGTCCTGTTCAAG GAGAACCACTACGTCCTGCgggtgcagctggaggagctgctgtccaGCGGGATCCCGGTCACCTCCTACGAGATCAACATGACCTGCCCCAAGCCAGGTGGCTCTGAGATGCTCCCAGATGGAAACCGGGAGACGAGCCGGGACAGCGGAGTCCTGATCTCCCACACTGGCCTGCACCAGGTCTCTGAGTCCTCCCTTACCCTTACGGGATCCCACTATACATCCCAAGATCACTTGGAGCAGGTCCACACCGTGGGACACTACCAGCCCAGCTCAGTGCTTCCTGGGATCCAGCACCATTCCAGTCCAGCCCACTCGGGGCTTCTGTCCCAGCCTGCTGGGGCTCATCCTGACACCCAAATCCAGGGAAGCTTCTTCCGCCCAGCAGtgcagcccccccagcctggGGGGCAGAGCCAGCCAGGGATCCTTCGTCCAGTGCTTGTATCTCAAAACCATCCCAGTTTGGCGCATCACGGGGGTCAGACCCAGCCAGGGCACCTGCGTCCAGGGTCTGTATCCCTAaaccagcctgggatggtgcaTCATGGGGGCCAAAACCAACCAGGGATTCGCCCAGGGTCTGTATCCCTAaaccagcctgggatggtgcaTCATGGGGGCCAAAACCAACCAGGGATTCGCCCAGGGTCTGTATCCCAAAACCAGCCTGGGGCTCAAAACCAACCGGGGCAACTCCACCCAGGGTTTGTATACCAAAACCAGCCTGGGGGTCAAAACCAGCCAGGGATTCGCCCAGGGTCTGTATCCCAAAACCAGCCTGGGGCTCAAAACCAACCAGGGCAACTCCACCCAGGGTTTGTATACCAAAACCAGCCTGGGGGTCAAAACCAACCAGGGATTCGCCCAGGGTCTGTATCCCAAAATCAGCCTGGGATGGTGCATCACGGGGGTCAAAACCAGCCAGGGATTCGCCCAGGGTCTGTATCCCAAAACCAGCCTGGGGCTCAAAACCAACCGGGGCAACTCCGCCCAGGGTTTGTATACCAAAACCATCCTGGGGGCCAAAACCAGCCAGGGATTCGCCCAGGGTCTGTATCCCACAACCAGCCTGGCTTGACCTCCACCGGTGCCCAGACTCCAGCAGGATTCCTGCGTCCGGGAGCTCAGCCCCTAAACCAGCTAGGAATATCTCGTCCCAGTCATCACTCCAACTCCCAAACTGGGCTCCCAGGCCACACTGGGCTGCTCCATCCCGGCCATCCCAACCCAGCTTTGGTGCACCCAGGACTCTCATCCTGGCCAGGTTTCATCAGCCCTGGACTCCAGGCTGAGCCGCAGCCAGGCCTGGGACGCCCTGGGCTGCAGGCCCAGCCTGGATTGCTGCATCCTGGGATtcactcccagcccagcctgctgcagtcCACAGCGCTCTTCTACCCCTCGCCAGGGGCAG GAACGCAGCTGACACGGGAGCAGTGCCAGGTGCCGGTGGGCCGGATGCCGTGCGTGGCTCCACAGGGACGGGATGCATGCCTGCAGGCGGGATGCTGCTACGACGACATGGACCGGACCACACCCTGTTATTATGGGAATACTG CCACCGTGCAGTGCCTGCTGGAGGGACACTTTGTCCTGGTGGTCCCACGGGGAATGGTGGCCCTGCCGTACAACCTGGACAGTGTGCggctggccagcagccaggcgGGATGTGAGCCCCGCCACGTGTCTGAGGCCTTCGTCATGTTCCGCTTCCCGGTCACCCACTGCGGCACCACCGTCCAG GTGATTGAGGACATGCTGATCTATGAGAACCAGCTGCTCTCCACCATCGATGTCCAGGGATCCCCCCGTGGCTCCATTACTCGGGACAGCGTCTACAT tcTCCGAGCTCGGTGCATCTATAACTCCAGCGATCTCCTTCCCTTGGGCGTGGAGGTGGCCGTGCCCCCCACAGCCGCCCCCCTGGCCATGCCGGGTCCGCTGGGGCTCCAGCTGCGGATTGCCACCG ACGAATCCTACAGCTCCTACCACGCTGTGGGTGACTTCCCCCTGGTGAGGGTGCTCCGGGACCCCATTTACGTGGAAGTCCGGCTGCTGCAGAAGACGGATCCCAAtttggtgctggtgctgcaccaCTGCTGGGCCTCCCCTGGCTCCCACGCCACATCCCAGCCCCAGTGGCCCATCCTGGTGGAGGG GTGTCCCTTCCAAGGGGACAATTACAGGACACGGCTGATTCCAATGGGTCCGGCCTCTCCGGAGCTGCCCTTCCCGAGCCACTACCAGCGCTTTGTCATCTCCACCTTCGCCTTCGTGGAGCCCCCTGgaatggctgtgctggagggggAG GTGTACATCTCCTGCAGCGCCTCCGTGTGCCACCTGGCCCAGCCAGAGCCCTGCCGGCCCTCCTGCCAGCTGGGAGTGCCCTCAC gaGCGCGGAGGTCTCCGGAGGACAGGAGGACAGGTGACAGCATGGGGACAGTCACATCCCAGGGATGCCTTGTCTTTCCTGAGGTTCCCAAGAGAGGGGGAACTCAGCAGAGAGGCTGA
- the PRPF19 gene encoding pre-mRNA-processing factor 19 — MALICSISNEVPEHPCVSPVSNHVYERRLIEKYIAENGTDPVNNQPLSEEQLIDIKVAHPIRPKPPSATSIPAILKALQDEWDAVMLHSFTLRQQLQTTRQELSHALYQHDAACRVIARLTKEVTAAREALATLKPQAGLIVPQAVPSAQPNVAGAGEAMDLGELAGMTPEIIQKLQDKATVLTTERKKRGKTVPEELVKPEELSKYRQVASHVGLHSASIPGILALDLCPSDTNKILTGGADKNVIVFDKSSEQILATLKGHTKKVTSVVFHPSQDLVFSASPDATIRIWSVPNASCVQVVRAHEGSVTGLSLHATGDYLLSSSDDQYWAFSDIQTGRVLTKVTDESSGCALTCAQFHPDGLIFGTGTMDSQIKIWDLKERTNVANFPGHSGPITSIAFSENGYYLATAADDSSVKLWDLRKLKNFKTLQLDNNFEVKSLIFDQSGTYLALGGTDVQIYICKQWTEILHFTEHSGLTTGVAFGHHAKFIASTGMDRSLKFYSL, encoded by the exons ATGGCGCTCATCTGCTCCA TTTCCAACGAGGTCCCGGAGCACCCGTGTGTGTCGCCGGTGTCCAACCACGTGTACGAGCGGCGGCTGATCGAGAAATACATCGCGGAGAACGGCACCGACCCTGTCAACAACCAGCCGCTGTCCGAGGAGCAGCTCATCGACATCAAAG TCGCCCACCCGATCCGCCCCAAGCCCCCCTCGGCCACCAGCATCCCGGCCATCCTGAAAGCCCTGCAGGACGAGTGG GATGCCGTGATGCTGCACAGCTTCACGCTGCGGCAGCAGCTGCAGACCACGCGCCAGGAGCTGTCCCACGCCCTGTACCAGCACGATGCCGCCTGCAGAGTCATCGCCCGCCTCACCAAGGAGGTCACTGCCGCCAGAGAAG CTCTGGCCACGCTGAAGCCTCAGGCCGGGCTCATCGTGCCCCAGGCGGTGCCGTCAGCGCAGCCCAACGTGGCC GGCGCTGGCGAGGCCATGGATCTGGGAGAACTGGCGGGAATGACGCCGGAGATCATCCAGAAG CTCCAAGACAAGGCGACGGTGCTGACCACGGAGCGTAAGAAG AGGGGCAAGACGGTCCCGGAGGAACTGGTGAAGCCGGAGGAGCTCAGCAAGTACCGGCAGGTGGCCTCGCACGTG GGGCTGCACAGCGCCAGCATCCCAGGAATTCTTGCCTTGGATCTGTGTCCTTCCGACACCAACAAGATCCTCACTG GTGGAGCCGACAAAAACGTCATCGTGTTCGACAAGAGCTCGGAGCAGATCCTGGCCACGCTCAAGGGCCACACCAAGAAAGTCACCAGCGTCGTCTTCCACCCATCCCAG GACTTGGTGTTCTCGGCTTCTCCCGACGCCACGATCCGGATCTGGTCCGTTCCCAACGCCTCCTGTGTCCAGGTGGTCCGTGCCCACGAGGGCTCCGTGACCGGGCTCAGCCTCCACGCCACGGGTGATTACCTGCTCAGCTCCTCGGATGACCAG TACTGGGCTTTCTCGGATATCCAGACAGGCCGCGTCCTCACCAAAGTGACGGATGAGAGCTCTGGATGTG CTCTCACCTGTGCCCAGTTCCACCCCGATGGGCTCATTTTTGGGACGGGAACGATGGATTCCCAAATCAAGATCTGGGATCTAAAG GAACGCACCAACGTGGCCAACTTCCCGGGACACTCCGGCCCCATCACCAGCATCGCCTTTTCCGAGAACGGATACTACCTGGCCACGGCAGCCGACGACTCCTCGGTCAAGCTCTGGGATTTGAGGAAGCTCAAGAACTTCAAGACGTTGCAGCTGGATAACAACTTCGAG GTGAAATCCCTGATTTTCGACCAGAGCGGGACCTATCTGGCGCTGGGCGGGACCGATGTCCAGATCTACATCTGCAAGCAGTGGACGGAGATCCTTCACTTCACAG AGCACAGTGGTCTGACCACAGGAGTGGCCTTTGGCCACCACGCCAAGTTCATCGCTTCCACAGGCATGGATCGGAGCCTCAAGTTCTACAGTCTGTAG